In Leptospira bouyouniensis, the following proteins share a genomic window:
- a CDS encoding GNAT family N-acetyltransferase produces the protein MISQISNWYLEEWNIPIEKTHSKLELVANDPTQFQVIMFVDRNPVSTGGVYQHVGLLDVKPQFKIYKHWLGFVYTDSHFRRRGFGALLCEHIESLAKDRGIMNLYLFSDTAVGLYKRLGWQELETVGYGNRMVTVMGRELG, from the coding sequence ATGATTTCTCAAATCTCAAATTGGTATCTTGAAGAATGGAATATTCCAATTGAAAAAACACATTCTAAGCTTGAGTTGGTTGCAAATGATCCTACACAATTCCAGGTAATCATGTTTGTTGATAGAAATCCAGTTTCTACAGGTGGAGTCTACCAACATGTAGGACTATTGGATGTGAAACCTCAATTTAAGATATATAAACACTGGTTAGGTTTTGTCTATACAGATTCCCATTTTCGTCGTAGAGGATTTGGGGCCTTGTTGTGCGAACATATAGAATCTTTGGCAAAGGATCGTGGAATCATGAATCTTTATTTATTTTCTGATACTGCGGTTGGATTGTACAAAAGACTTGGTTGGCAAGAGTTGGAAACGGTTGGTTACGGCAACCGAATGGTGACAGTGATGGGGAGGGAGTTGGGCTAG